Part of the Lathyrus oleraceus cultivar Zhongwan6 unplaced genomic scaffold, CAAS_Psat_ZW6_1.0 chrUn0071, whole genome shotgun sequence genome, TATTGAAGACTCAGTTGAAGCTGGAACACAAGCATTTCAATCATTGTTTGGGAAAGAAAAGCCCGGTAGAGTGAGATGTTATGGAAGAACTGTCACACCATCATTgttgaaaaaaaatgaagaaattTCTTTAATGAAAATGCAATATGATGGTAAGATTTCTGACATGGCGCAAAAGATGGGAGCAATGGAGGCACTTTTGAAAAGCATGTATATGCAACAAAATCCACATTTAAGTGAAGAGGAAGTAGATGATAAGATGAGAGAAGCTTTGCACAATGATAATATTCCAACACCACGCTCATCGACATCAACATATGCTCCTACTCATCAAAAGGTACTATAATTGACATTAATAAAAATCAACATTTATTTTATTAAGTGTTGAGTTGTTATTTTATAGTTGTTTAATTTTTTAAACATGCGGTGTTAGTTTTATAAGTTACTCATTAAGTTAGTATATATTCATGCTAGCTAGGTTGAACATTGTGAACATATGTTACCATGCACATTTTCATTATGTTTTTTAAAAATTAACATTGTATAATGGTTTAGATGGTAAGATTCATGTATAAATTTCAAAGATTCGAGTTTGAATTCTAAGCGTGCAAAGTTCGTTAGTGAGTAATATATAACTATCGATTGTTTGGATTGAATCATTATTGCATGGATGTTGAGTCATTTGAAGCCTTGCATATGCCGCTTTGATTATTGTAACTTTGTTATTGAATAATATATAAAAGAAATTCTTCATATTTATAGGTTAGAAACAAAGATGATCCTCAAGATGAACAAGATGATGATCTTCAAGATGACGATAATCTTCAATATAATCAAGATGATGATGATCTTCAATATGATCAAGATGATGATGATCTTCAATATGATCAAGATGATAATGATCTTCAATATGATGGTTTTCAAGATGATGATTCTCATGGACCTCAACACAATGAATATGATAAAGACCGCCATTGATTTAAATATTGACGATTATGTTTTGTTTTATGGAGTTACATAAGCCAACTAGCTATAACTTATATTGCTTGgatttattttgaaaatatttgtatttttttgaatttcaaAGAGTTGATTACACTTCATCTTATTAATACTTCATATTTATATATGTTTTCAATTTATAAATGTGTTTCTTCTAATAATATTGAAAAATAATCTATTAGAATAATGTGAAGGTATATGATCATAAATGTATCACCATATAAATGAACAGGAAAATTCTATACTAATTATATCTTTC contains:
- the LOC127112285 gene encoding nonsense-mediated mRNA decay protein 2-like codes for the protein MQRAKKDGEEVTQAEMFIETRKSRKGKQVDGETQFAIDKLQESIEDSVEAGTQAFQSLFGKEKPGRVRCYGRTVTPSLLKKNEEISLMKMQYDGKISDMAQKMGAMEALLKSMYMQQNPHLSEEEVDDKMREALHNDNIPTPRSSTSTYAPTHQKVRNKDDPQDEQDDDLQDDDNLQYNQDDDDLQYDQDDDDLQYDQDDNDLQYDGFQDDDSHGPQHNEYDKDRH